A DNA window from Sulfitobacter sp. BSw21498 contains the following coding sequences:
- a CDS encoding nuclear transport factor 2 family protein has translation MNQNIDPVAAAKAIVESYLERSMVPDPEGAAAYVSDDFKLVFTGGRTFAGPAESAAFNAKRYDWVKKKFLRTDAALDEATGDVHVYNTGYLHGAWKDGTTFETNRYLDKFVVRDGKIVSTDVWNDSAEIILHKAGLAEAEL, from the coding sequence ATGAACCAGAACATCGACCCTGTAGCTGCAGCAAAAGCGATTGTGGAAAGTTATCTTGAACGGTCGATGGTGCCCGATCCTGAAGGAGCCGCGGCGTATGTCAGTGACGATTTCAAACTGGTGTTTACCGGGGGGCGCACCTTCGCGGGCCCTGCAGAAAGCGCTGCCTTCAATGCAAAACGCTATGATTGGGTCAAGAAGAAGTTTCTACGTACCGACGCCGCGCTCGACGAGGCGACCGGAGACGTCCACGTCTACAACACCGGCTATCTTCACGGGGCGTGGAAGGATGGGACCACATTCGAAACGAACCGATATCTGGACAAGTTCGTCGTCCGCGACGGCAAGATTGTCAGCACCGACGTGTGGAACGACAGCGCCGAAATTATATTGCACAAAGCTGGTTTAGC